The genome window CAGATACACATAACCCGTAGCAGTACATAAGTAAAGGGCTTAAAAAACTTACTTGAGGAGATCAATCGTCCATTATGAGATAAGGATCTTCAGATCGGTATATCCATTGCTTCTTTGCTCTTCCCGAATTTCCTCCAATGAACTGGTACAGTTGGGACACTTTGACACCTCAATTATTTCAAGGGCAGAACTATGTCCCAAACAAGAAGGGATCTCCTGCAATGCTCCACAGCAATCCAATACTAACTTCTGGAGACCAGGAAAATAGTCCTGCTCGTCGTACTTGGAGGAGGCTGTCCACTTCGCaatgttcaaggaagctaattTCAAGAAACGAACTTTAGGGAACTTCTCTACTTCCATTTCCCATATTTCCCCCTCAAAGGCTTGTTTGAGTAATTTGAGCACCTCAAGATTGGGTAGATTTCCAATTGCTGCCATTTTGCTCCATGGCATGCGAAAATAAGATAGGGTCAATTTTTTAATAGTCAAAGGAAATTGGAAATCTAACTGATATCGGTCACCGGCGTAAATAACGCAACCCAGACTGAGTGATTCCAACTGACTTAGACAATTCATTGCTACATGATATTGAACACCTGGCTTGAGATTGACAGAGCATCTCAGCTTGCGGATATTTGGAAACTTTCTCAACAGTTTGCTGATGTTTTCCTCAGGATCGAGAGACAAACAGGACAAGAAATCTAAGTCAAGCAACTGTGACGAGTTGTCAAGATTGTCtctagggaaaaaaaaacaataatgcTTATCGACCTCATCAATCAGCTGTAAATGCCTTAGTTTCTTCAGGTTCCATATGGTATCTGGTAGTGAAACTGAACGATGAGTTGAAGAATTTCGCCAAATCAAAGTTTCCAAGTTCGGGAGATTGCATACTGATGATGGGAGACTGATTTTACCCCGACCTAGAATCGCCAAGTAGCGCAAGTGAACAAGCAGTTCTACCTCTCTAGGAAAGGGGTCGAGTCCAATTTGGCTCAAATCTAACACTCTAACAAGTTTCATGATGTGAAAAATGAATCGGAGGTCAAAACTAATACCGTCTTCATCGTCACTGAATAATAATAGACTGCGTATGGCAGGAGAAAATAACCTCAAGTTGTCAAAGTGCTCGAGCTTAGAATCAATAATGCATAAGCGGAGTAGGTAGCATGGCACAGTGAAAACAGACAAGTCATCATACCTGCGTACCCGCTGCAAAAGCTTTTCTTCTTTGGCTTTTGTCACACAAAACTCATATAACAAATCGTGAATGCGACAAGCTTTGACCCCATCAATGGATCTTGGTTTCGAAACTATGACTAAGCTTCTGCTAATAAGTTCCATCAGGTAATCATTTGCCACATCCTCTGATCTCTTGGGATGAGTTTTTTGAACATATCCTTCAGCGACCCATAGAGAAATCAACCTCTTGGTATTGTGTTCATGGTCTTCTGGAAAGGCtgcaaaataaagaaaacatgcCTTCAAAGTATCAGGTAAATGTTTGTAACTGAGCTCTAATGTAGCGATACACTGTTCCGTACTAGAAACATTCCTCGAACTTAAACCTTCCACAGCTTCTTTCCAACCATTTGGGTCCATCCTTGAGAGAATCCCGGCAAGAATGACAACCGTAAGAGGTAGTCCTTGACACATTTTCACGACTTGCTGTCCAATTTCACATAGTTCTGGAGGATCCAAATCTTGTCCAGGATATAACTTCCCTTTTAGCAAATCCCAGCTCTCTTTAGGAGCGAGTTGACGAAGAGAATATGGTTCATGGTCGAGTTTGTCTTGCGGAGCAACACCACGGAGCCGACTTGTCAAGATAACTCTACTTCCATTTCCATAATCAGGGAATGAGGCTTCCAATCCCTTCCATGCATCAATGTCCCATACATCGTCCAAAACAATGAGATATCTGTTTTTCAGCAAACGTCTTTTGACTTGAAGAGCCAGATCTTCTTCACCCATCTCAAAAACATCCTCAGGAAGCTTGGACTCAATACAAGTCAAAATTTGAAGCAacagatttctcttgtggtgTACCTGAGAAACAGTACACCAAGCCCGCTCATAAAAATGGGACTTCACTGAAGAATCATTGTACACTTTTCTAGCCAAAGTTGTCTTACCGCATCCCGGCATACCCACAATGGAAACAATTTTCACTTGTCGTGATCCATTTCTGAGTCCATTGATTATCGATGCCGTCTCATCCTCGAATCCCACCACCACGTCATTGACTATTGGCTTACTTCCCTGTTGTGGCATGTGATTGAATCTCTTCGTTACTTCCTTAACTTTTCCACCAAGTGTTCCGCTATCACAAATCTTCAAGGCCGCAGCTTTAATGATGTTCATTTCTTCTAAAATGGAATGAATGGACATTGAAGAAGAATCTAAGATATTTCCAGTTAGTAAGGAATCAATAAGAAACTCTATCCTGTATGCCACCCCAACAATACGATCCCAAATTGCCTGGACCTCCTCATCCTCATTTTGCAGGCCCACAATTTTCCGCAGCAAAGAACGTAAACAAACAAGTTCTTCCTGGACTTTTTGAATTGGATGATCGATCAAAGCAATCGAGTCAGCCTCAGAACTTGTCACATCCATCATCTTTTCTAGAAGGGAATCAACAAAGCCCAGCCCATTGGTCTTAGGAAAATTGAATGATGATGATTCTGGACACTTCTCTGTGATTACTGCATCGATGAGCTTAATTATTTCCAATAACTCAGAACACACGATATCCATATCCTTGGCTTGTATAGCGTCTTTGATTGCATTCAGAGAGAGTGGGGAAATAAAATCTCCTCCATAACATTTCACGACTCGAGTAGGATCTCTTACTTTCTCATCGAACTCCTTTGGCTTCTCCTTCAAAATGGTTCTCAAGGAAATTAACCCCTCGTAAAACATTTGCAGTTGACGCAAAATCACAGGACAAGTACCATGCTTTAGTTTCTCCCAAAGATTACACAGGAGGGAATGGAAGAAGTCTCTCAACAGATGCTCATCTGTGTCTCCATGTGATTGTCTTGATAACTTTGAAGCAGCCAGGGCCTGGATACAAGTCTCAAGGACTTGCGGTTCAACAGGAATAATCTTCTGCGGCAGTTCCGAAATGCTTTCAACGACATCCTCGGGCAAACCCTTCTTAAACTGGCACTTATAAGAGAGGCGTGCTGCATTGATAGCCACAGCTTCAGTGTGAACCAACAAAGGTCCCAATTCTGTGTTTTCAACACCATAcagtttgacaaaacggattaAGTTTTGCATGAACGCCAGCTTCTCTTCAAGGGCTTTAATTAGCCCAACTTCATGTGCCGGCCTACTCCATGACCAATAATTCACTAGATTCTCCAGAAGAGAATCCATGAATTCCATGAGGTCATCTTTTCGAACGAGCGAATTACTGGACTGCTGTGACGAGGAACCCAAGAAAAAGACATACCAttcgcaaatttcttgttcgaAGGATTTAATGTCTTTTTCTAAATCACGGACCGCATCCCAAGGCTGATCAGAAGATTGGATCTCCTTTGCCCACTTGGGAATGGCATCTCCAATCCGAACTGCCAGAGCTTCTAGGCTTGCATGATGATTATCTGCCTGGTTCTTTTTGTTGTCAAATGGTAATTGCACATCATCGTTGCTGTATTTTCTCGCACACAGAAGAAATGTTCTCAGATGTCTTAGCTTGCGTCTCAGGTGCTTCTGCGGCCAATTTGGAGATTCTGGATAATCGTTCTCCAGTGCTTGCAGATCATCCAAGATGGAAGGAATACAAGTGATACTAGTGGAGGCCATCTAATAAAAGGAAGATCAACAAGGGAACCGGAATGTATCGATCTCAATTTAAGAGATGAAACAGTTCTCAAATATGAAAGGAGACGAGAAAGATCTGCAAAACCTCAAAAACAAGTGCTCTCGTCTTTTCTGTACGTTGATTGCTAGTGTCCAGAAAGTAAATGACAAATAGTCATTGGATACTTCTTGGatgattgaaagaaaaaaaaaggcccCACTGCACATGCGTTATCCACTAGTCCAACTGCTTGAATGGTACAAATAGAAGTTATGGTATGGTGTTTTATAACAAATAGAAGTTTTAATGCTTTGGACTCTATTGATTTCCATGTTTATTGCCTTGCCATCAAACAACAGCTTTTCACATTGAGAGCTGTCTACAATGGCTTTAAGTAAAACGTGCACTTCCCTTAGTCATTAGTCCAAATGTTTGAATAATACAGCATTAATTACGCTCTTAACAATCTTTTAATACATCTAGCGGCACTAATTTCGAAACCGGGTTAATCGCATCATACTGCCAAATCATTTTGATTAGTCTTGCACGTTATTATAATTGCTTATGTCAATGAAGTAGgactttaatttaattttgagaTTAACAACAAGAATTCAATCAACAATCCATTTAATAAACTAGCAATAGTTCGCGTAATTTGCACGTGATTATATTAACTCAAATATAACAtgtcttatattttttttgtgaaatttgattgTTTACCTGATAATAAAACATGTCATATTTTCATTAACCAATTATTATTCCAAAGACCATCTAATTATGAACTCTTTgataaattatttttgaatttattttgagttttccttttttaatttaTGTCGATCTTTTTGGTAAATTATGGATTTAGCTTTGATAAATAATTCCTAATTCGGTTATTTTTCACAAAAGTTGTTGTATACTCACAATATTTTTACCATAAAAtcataatattattattttttaaatatttgtaCAAAAAATATTGCTAAACAGGAAATATATGCATACATGTCAAGTGAGAGCCTAGTAAATAGAATTCATAATTATTAGTAAAATAAAGACTTAAATCGTAAAATCAATTTCTAAAGGGGTAttagaataaataaaattgATTAGTTAGATTTTGTCATTCTAATTATTTTCACCACACTCACCCCTTTCTTTACCCttttggaaagctcgtttaCGAACCAGCATCTAGATGTGCCTTTTCTTACTTAAAAATAAACCCCAAAGTTAAGTTTATGATGAAATCAacaaattttaagaaataaaaaaaaattgtaccaacattttaaatattattttccCTTGCTAAgacaaatgaaatgcaattgtATAGTTagaatgaattaattatttaataataaaatatatgaaTCGCGCTCATGTCCAACTTCGCATGAACATTTTACTTTATATCTTTCCAGTTGaacttttcacaaaaaaattttgtgaatttgaaTTGAATAATATGAGCCGCATTGTTGAATTTGGATTATTGATGTTTTTTCTAAGTGTTATTGTGTTTGATAAGAATATAATGATTTATAAAGCTtaattaggggtggcaattcgggtccaaatcaggttggcgggtcgggttcgggtcaacctgccagaaaatctgttgacccgaacccgacccgccaacccgtgacgggtcaggtatgctgacccgaacccgaaaatttcaggttgacgggttggcggctcgacccgaaatgacccgaaacttaattttaatttatcactgtaatttctaataaaatcaatttctcacaaaattaattacataatcaagtaataaaaatttaaataaataattccaaaccaaatctaaaataaattaaacaccgtaaaagtgttttatcccaaacaaaatataaaataaattaaaacagtataaaagtaaaaaataatataatatattatttgtccaaatataataattttaacttcacacaaattaaataaattcatttaggattaagtaattaatgcctttgaaaaaaagaataacttagtttagttagataaaattgtttttatgtttattaaattatttttaattcgtaaacgggtcatatcaggtcaccacgggttgatccgaaatcgacctgttttcttttcgggttcatcgggtccaacccgattctgacccgaattcccgaaacctcaacccaaacccattaatttcgtgttagattcgtgtcgtattttcaggtcgtgtcgaaaattgccacccctaagcTTAATTATCTTAAAATGGCTATTTAGTTTCAATTGATAGAAATAGTtggattcttttatttttacttttcttttaatATTTCTTTGTACTGATAGAAGGCACATAATTATGTACCTGTCTCATGATATTCATATCAAGATTCTTCAAATGAATATGGACTCTTTTCTtattcccttttgttctaaGAGCATCTATTttttatactaatatttttttttacaatcttAAAATTGTGGTTAATGAAATTGGTCAAACTATTTTGACTAAGAAATTGTTTCGAATAAGAAACTGCGATGCACATAAAAATTGGAGATGAAACGTAAGGGTCGCTAAATAATTTTAATAGGGAGCTTTTCATTTTAATTACCATTATTATTGAGATATATTCATTTGGAATGtttcatattttaattattACGACAATTAAAATACAATAACTTGGGGTAATATGGAAAcaacataaattaaaataaaaaagtgctTGCAACTTATAATGCCAAATCTCGTCATACTTTTAATATAGTAATAGTAATAGTAATAGATAAAGAGAAAAATAACACAAGATAACACGTTTGATATTGGGATGGACGGGGGGCAtggaacattttttttttctcgttaTTGTATGAGATTATATCGTttatcatcaaaaaaaaaaaaaaaaaagctatctAGATAGCAAGATTTTTGGCATATATACACAGTGATTAGGTGACATCTATATTTGCAGGACAGCTAATGACTCTGACAGCTTCGCAAGTGCAAGTGCAGCAGCAGCTGGTCCGAAGCAGAATTGtagattattttaaaaaattatggaGACAAGATCATTGAGGTAAGCGCAGCAGCAGCCGGCTTGAAGCAGAATTGTAGATTATTTCAAAAGATTATGCAGACAAGATCATTGATAGATTAAACCAAGAAAAGTGGTCTTACAACAATGACAATATGTCAATACTGAAACCTTTTTTATTCAATATATTATCAGTTTGCAAcctaataaattttttattactgTAATCAGACTGTTGTCAAGCAATTAATCACCTGCACTCAATTTTAATTTCATTGGTTAACGTGAAGGTTTCCTTGAAAGCTTTGTATCCGGACCAGAATTCAGCTTGGATGCCTTGATCTCAATATTTGTTTAGCATGCGCATTTCCTTTCAGACTCTCCAGTGGGCAAATGTTCACGTAACAAGCTCCATTTCAAATCACCGTTTATTTAGAAAATGCCAAAGAGAAAGACGAActattttgaaccagaaatgctAAAGGAGAATTAACTCAATCAATTATCCCACCAAAATCAAACGTTTAATGTGCAACAAAAGTACAGTTTTGGTCCCCAATATTTAGTCCATCTAATATTTCGATTAAAACAAATTTGTCTTCAACGCAATTTAAGACAACTAACGAAAAATCACAATAAGTAATAGTCaaaatcaaattatatttttgtttaaatACACCAAATTTGCATGGGTATGTTGTTAATACCTCACAAATCCCTTTTATTCAACCAAGGATGGAAccgggggggagggggggggggctgGGGAGGTGCAGCCCCTTCGCTCACTCCAACAACCCTCAAAACTTTCGGAATAATCCTAAAGGGACTAAGACATTTTATCTATGATAGATTAATCTCCTTCTCGGCTTCTCCTTCCCCTTCCCCGCCAACATGCATATCTGTTTCTAGTTCCTCTTAATTACTCTTCAGACATTTATCTATTTCTTGTCCCCTTTAATTACTCTTTTTATAAGACTATTATACCCAACAAACTCTTATTTCCTTCTGGTATTAGTGTAGCATTAGTACAAATGGACTTATAAATGAATCGAATCGAACTTTTGACCTATTATGTTCGATtcaaaaaattagataaatttaaatttgagcTCGAATTCTATACGAGTTCTAAATTTGagatcaagttcaattcgataTTATATTATTTCCTCCTCTTATTATAGTGTTTGAACTTAAACTTGTCAAAAATCGACCCTCAAATCGAGCCCTTAATGTGTTGAGTTCAAactatttgttaattaaatgcTCAATTCATCCAcagcttacaacaaaaaatataacaactaaaaaaaCCCTACATAAAAGTAAACAAGGAAATAAAAGGTAATAGAATTCACTTGAATTAAGAATGTACGAGGATGATTTTAAAAATACCAAGTCACAACTTTTTATCTAGCTTCTCAAGGCTCGACTCTTTCTAAGCTCCATTATCATGCTTCAAGCATCAACTGTTCTCAAACTCcagattttatttttatttccttcaaAACTTTCTTGTATTATATTTTAAattgtattattatttttgaaatagttatttttattttgagttTGTTGTTTTAGAATTACGTAATGATTATTGCTTCTATTAATGCTTTATATATATGCTACAATATGTGTTATTACCATATGTTGGATTTTTTGCCTCCCCTAAACTAAAGTTTTTGGTTCTACCACTGTGTTCAACAATATCCATTTAATCTCTTGTAGCATCATGTAAAGTGGAAAAATTGACCCCCAATAAGAAAAAAAGTATCTCCAAGCATTAGTTAATATTTAAGTACAACAAGTGTCTAACCACTTTATATAAATTAACGGGGGATTATGTGGCCAAATGCGAAGCCATAAGGGGAATAAGTGGCAATTCCATATTTTCACACATTCTACGTTTCTAGCTAGCGTGCATATAGGTTGATCACCGTGACTATAGTTGCTTTTTGTCTATTTTCGGCTTTACATGCAATCATAGACAGGTTAATTGGATATTTTAAATAATAGGAGGATTGTATGATAAAATGCGAAAttatgaaagataaaattatttATTCCATTCGTGTACATCTAGTCTGAAAttatgaaagataaaattctttatctatatatatatatatatatataatttccaGGCAAACTTTACAAGTTGAAGAAATGAAATTCTAAATGAAAACTGACATGGAACGCTACTGACTAATATATTATGGTAAATAAGATTTCATGTTAATACATGGTGAGATATAATTAGATATAAATTTTTTATCGcataatatttcttttttttgaaagaTTTATCGCGTTATACTTGCTTGCTTGCCGTGCATATTTTACTTTACACCAATTATTTCGGGGTTTTCCTTGAATTTTTCCATTTGCGCTTTATCTGATCCTATTCCAATTGCTATGTGGAAGGTTCTTGTCCATTTAAGTTGAATACTActtgtttttggccaatttacatgaaaaaattttcataaataaatatttttattacttgcacAAACATAGTAGAGTGTGTTATTTTATTGAATACACACATGAAGTGTGTCTTAATCATTTTTATATCTATACCTAATTCTACTCCTACATTATGGGAAAGGGATAGACTCAACTAGGTCATTGGGAATCAAAGAGGACTAAATTAATTACATCTGAGTCAGATGGGTGCCAAGGGACTCTTTTTGGCTTTGATAAAGTCACATATTAGTGGCAATTGATAGGAAGAAAGAGTCGAATTCTTAATTTCCCACCTCGTAAAAACCTTAAAAGCCTTTGTTGAGATGCCTTGAATTAGATCTTCAACCCTCGCTGAGCTGTACGGGGATCTCGCTGTCCGGTCAGCGAGTCGGGGGTCCGGGGGGCGACGCACCCCGGCTGGGGGGCCCGGGGGACAGCGTTGCCCCCGGTGGGGGTTCGGGGGCAACACCTTATTTTAGTCTGTAAATTATTCCGATTACAACCCTAATAAAATCTGATTTCCCCTAAGTTGTTCTtgtctattcttgtttgttcttCTGTTCCGCTGCATTTGCTataacaaactggtatcagagctctagGTTTGTCCTAGGGCTCGGATCACGCAACAACATGTCTGCTTTGAACATCAAGATCGACAAGTTCACCGGGAGAAATAGTTTCAGTTTATGGCAGATCAAGATGCGGGCTCTGTTAAAGCAGCAGGGCCTGTGGAGTCCGCTGACGAAGAAGAAATCGGATTCCGTTGATGAAGAGTCGATGAGTCTGGAGGAAAAGGCTCACTCGACAATCATGCTGTGTCTGGCAGATGATGTCATCACTGAGGTCGCCGGTGAAGAAACTGCTGCGGGTTTGTGGGTTAAACTTGAAAGTCTCTATATGACGAAGTCTTTAACCAACAAGTTGCTCCTAAAGCAACGTCTGTTCGGTCTGCGTATGCAGGAAGGTACTCCTCTTCGAGAACATTTAGATCAATTAAATACAATTCTTCTTGAATTGCGTAATATTGATGTTAAAATTGAGGATGAGGATGCCGCGTTGATTCTGTTAATGTCTTTACCGTTATCGTATGAGAATTTTGTTCAGTCTTTTATTGGCGGTAAAGATACAGTGACTTTAGAAGAAGTAAGATCAGCACTGCATAGTAGAGAGTTGCGCCATAAGGCGGCTGGTAATGTTACAGATAATCAGGATGCTGGATTAGTTGTCAGTAGTGGTAAAGGAAAATTGGGAAAAAAGAAGTCCGGAAATAAGAAGCAGTTCTCTAAAGGTCCCAAGCCGGATGATGTCTGTAACTATTGCAAGGAAAAGGGTCATTGGAAATCTGATTGTCCCAAAAAGAAGAAACAGCAGGAAAAACAACACGCTTCAGCTTCAGTTGCAGAAAAGGAAACGGAAAATTCAGAAGAAGACCTGGCCCTAATTGCAAACGAACCAACACATCACTCTGATGTGTGGGTTCTTGATTCTGGGGCGTCCTATCACATATGTCCAAATAAGGAATGGTTTACAACATATGAGCAGATAGATGGCGGAAATGTCGTGATGGCTAATAGCGCTGTCTGCAGGGCTGTTGGAATCGGTTCGATTAAGATCAGGACACATACTGGAAAAATTGCCACACTGAACGAAGTCAGGCACGTCCCTAAAATGACGAAGAATCTGATATCACTTAGTACTCTTGACAGTAAGGGTTTCAGGTTCAGCGGAGGAAGTGGAGAGTTGTGCATCAGTAAAGGTTCATTAGTGGTTCTCAAAGGAGTTAAGCATGGCACCCTGTACATCTTACAAGGTTCTACGCTAACAGgttctgctgctgctgctgttgcaTCTTCTGAAGATCGCAAGTCTGATATGACCAAGTTGTGGCACATCAGGCTTGGTCATATGAGCGAAAGAGGGATGCAGATTCTGTCTAAACGTGATCTTCTAGAAGGCCACAAGGTCACTGATCTTGGATTTTGTGAACATTGTACTTTCGATAAATTACATCGCAGAAAGTTTGGGAAGGCAATTCACAGGACAAAAGGCACACTGGATTACATCCATTCTGACTGTTGGGGTCCTTCACGAGTTGAGTCCTTGGGAGGCTGTCGGTATTTTTTATCCatgattgatgattattcaaggatGACTTGGGTAATCGTTATGAAGGAAAAAGGTGAagctttcaagaatttcaagcaGTGGAAGGCTTTAGTGGAGAATCAAACTGGAAAGAAGATCAAAAGGCTGAGAACTGATAATGGTCTGGAATTCTGTTCAAAGGAGTTCGATGAGTTCTGCAAAGATGAAGGAATTGCCCGGCATCACACAGTTCGACACacaccacaacaaaatggtgtagcAGAACGCATGAATCAGACACTTCTAGAGAGAGCACGGTGTATGCTCTTCAATGC of Coffea arabica cultivar ET-39 chromosome 5c, Coffea Arabica ET-39 HiFi, whole genome shotgun sequence contains these proteins:
- the LOC113688873 gene encoding putative late blight resistance protein homolog R1A-3, which translates into the protein MASTSITCIPSILDDLQALENDYPESPNWPQKHLRRKLRHLRTFLLCARKYSNDDVQLPFDNKKNQADNHHASLEALAVRIGDAIPKWAKEIQSSDQPWDAVRDLEKDIKSFEQEICEWYVFFLGSSSQQSSNSLVRKDDLMEFMDSLLENLVNYWSWSRPAHEVGLIKALEEKLAFMQNLIRFVKLYGVENTELGPLLVHTEAVAINAARLSYKCQFKKGLPEDVVESISELPQKIIPVEPQVLETCIQALAASKLSRQSHGDTDEHLLRDFFHSLLCNLWEKLKHGTCPVILRQLQMFYEGLISLRTILKEKPKEFDEKVRDPTRVVKCYGGDFISPLSLNAIKDAIQAKDMDIVCSELLEIIKLIDAVITEKCPESSSFNFPKTNGLGFVDSLLEKMMDVTSSEADSIALIDHPIQKVQEELVCLRSLLRKIVGLQNEDEEVQAIWDRIVGVAYRIEFLIDSLLTGNILDSSSMSIHSILEEMNIIKAAALKICDSGTLGGKVKEVTKRFNHMPQQGSKPIVNDVVVGFEDETASIINGLRNGSRQVKIVSIVGMPGCGKTTLARKVYNDSSVKSHFYERAWCTVSQVHHKRNLLLQILTCIESKLPEDVFEMGEEDLALQVKRRLLKNRYLIVLDDVWDIDAWKGLEASFPDYGNGSRVILTSRLRGVAPQDKLDHEPYSLRQLAPKESWDLLKGKLYPGQDLDPPELCEIGQQVVKMCQGLPLTVVILAGILSRMDPNGWKEAVEGLSSRNVSSTEQCIATLELSYKHLPDTLKACFLYFAAFPEDHEHNTKRLISLWVAEGYVQKTHPKRSEDVANDYLMELISRSLVIVSKPRSIDGVKACRIHDLLYEFCVTKAKEEKLLQRVRRYDDLSVFTVPCYLLRLCIIDSKLEHFDNLRLFSPAIRSLLLFSDDEDGISFDLRFIFHIMKLVRVLDLSQIGLDPFPREVELLVHLRYLAILGRGKISLPSSVCNLPNLETLIWRNSSTHRSVSLPDTIWNLKKLRHLQLIDEVDKHYCFFFPRDNLDNSSQLLDLDFLSCLSLDPEENISKLLRKFPNIRKLRCSVNLKPGVQYHVAMNCLSQLESLSLGCVIYAGDRYQLDFQFPLTIKKLTLSYFRMPWSKMAAIGNLPNLEVLKLLKQAFEGEIWEMEVEKFPKVRFLKLASLNIAKWTASSKYDEQDYFPGLQKLVLDCCGALQEIPSCLGHSSALEIIEVSKCPNCTSSLEEIREEQRSNGYTDLKILIS